In Anopheles gambiae chromosome 2, idAnoGambNW_F1_1, whole genome shotgun sequence, a single window of DNA contains:
- the LOC1274102 gene encoding IQ motif and SEC7 domain-containing protein 2, translating into PLERLYTLPGGYGFVPGISEVDADELPGSQEGPKDDGSNENSNESSLQTAILKSDTSNGPPTTTAKSTAKRTEQTTTTTISGGHERTQTTAPTGAAAAACLKGPTGTTNTITNGGTSKGYRTSRTSKQSMILANGRGKSNAATAVRHQNHGGFHPTANHPLHHHHYHHHHHLLLHPSSALPSCSTAPPPPPPPPPPPPLKHYHIPPQDTYHSQQPLQPLHLTTLRLGQGSCYAPPPPPALPSSRMQPPQTLSLALPPCNGSFLGQLSASSSTTSSHHHHHHLHHHLQSSSGIATISSPMSPPGSCCGCITRPHELHCSQCKVPPAPLLPGQQQQGARTPTDVPTPTLVKVKAWYTVTKQGLTY; encoded by the exons CCGCTGGAAAGACTGTACACGCTGCCGGGCGGCTACGGGTTCGTGCCGGGCATCAGCGAAGTGGACGCGGACGAGCTGCCGGGCAGTCAGGAAGGACCGAAGGACGACGGAAGCAACGAAAACTCGAACGAGAGCAGTCTGCAAACGGCAA TACTGAAATCCGACACATCGAACGGACCACCAACGACAACCGCGAAAAGCACTGCTAAACGAACGGAGCAGActacaaccaccaccatcagcggTGGCCATGAGAGAACGCAAACAACAGCACcgactggtgctgctgcagcagcatgcTTGAAAGGGCCCACCGGCACTACGAACACGATCACCAATGGCGGCACGTCTAAAGGATACCGGACGTCCCGGACGAGCAAACAGTCGATGATACTGGCCAACGGGCGAGGCAAGTCGAACGCAGCCACTGCCGTGCGGCACCAAAACCACGGCGGCTTCCATCCGACAGCGAACCATCCTCTGCATCACCATCattaccaccatcatcatcatctgctgctgcatccTTCATCAGCGTTGCCGTCGTGTTCTACagcgccgccaccaccaccaccaccaccaccaccacccccactGAAGCACTATCACATTCCGCCCCAGGACACTTATCACTCGCAGCAACCGTTGCAGCCCCTTCACCTGACCACGCTGCGCCTTGGCCAGGGCTCGTGCTACGCTCCTCCGCCGCCTCCAGCACTGCCATCATCAAGGATGCAACCACCGCAAACGCTCTCGCTCGCTTTGCCTCCTTGCAATGGATCGTTCCTAGGGCAACTGTCCGCGTCCTCGTCTACCACCTCCtcgcatcatcaccaccaccatcttcatcatcatttgcaGTCATCGAGCGGCATTGCAACGATTTCGTCTCCAATGTCACCGCCCGGCTCTTGCTGCGGCTGCATTACCCGACCGCACGAGCTGCACTGTTCCCAGTGCAAAGTGCCACCGGCCCCTTTGCTTCCaggacagcagcaacagggtGCACGCACACCGACCGACGTTCCTACGCCGACGCTGGTGAAGGTGAAGGCCTGGTATACGGTCACTAAGCAGGGCCTAACCTATTGA
- the LOC1274101 gene encoding MICAL-like protein 1 isoform X3, translating into MVKYEVPDRFSILTYLSQYYRVFSNQEPASKKVVAKDTKTDDLTSKMANKAAFVGVPKRASCNRCSNPIFLAERISFGEKSYHRSCLKCARCGTQLTVGSFYETETDGEYCCETCPDEEIQLEQRRESSASPDDSSANVTSNGTPVVAAAGASIGLPKNVRSSKLLDRISFFESAPLSDEEKSSNLERKARMSHFLKESLKTVEQDNDEPPDLPLTGPPSSVTNDSLNGKEEEDTDDSDSDNVDDVEDEFEKLVQDLDEPDPDISKSLLADPVSSPRAVAIALESEPTAQTDTIEPNGQEQQKVAEVILQTEVVVEESALETNSLEVQEKSKQATPVKVENDSELTNNLPAEATVEAKEIIPLAPPVTEQTTTTTESSDLPPEHTIEDVVEDSKPKRTETKEQPSTEISNDDTPAADVEVIVENGSLALVPASESTTEHLDVPKENESTESLTTPSEESKNATEITERSNSMVPNETVESAVSESKVPVSVNKEETTIPTDAPEACNKVDNDEGLPAVSTQEDGNEQEQYPSDLNPFGDEDDGEGREQIVELRKVPAGGKPVPTMRRVSTNPFGSEDEDEDVQQSPSSKPPRPPPPKVVQSPSAGGSSSKPVPANPFDEDDDDEPTDEPEIVPVSKPSPRRTPVPTPRKAHAYNDSISSLDNSLMSSSRLSSSNVSLTSSLESGPSSLIVPKRKKGKAPDIPLAVAGASTPIVSQQQQQMGVSSAVRASVENLSNSSGSGTLTTPRKKRLAPAPPPIPNSSSTPKQSSTLQVREEGGLTRVPSQRLLAVDASLLSNNDRDMSETMSRGTSNESVVYRRTIVPLVLDDDGPESPVHLDGTTTTSGRQWEKMKDNKEAQNRNRQSQSSPTSEANSNSFGSPGGNLSILSNKSSQGKWKRRKGPAPALPMMAAPLPERKPIKMLPLKEIHQELQIIETQQQGLEKQGIVLETMIRERCEGVEADVDLDIRLQPNSKEVEDLLMQLFELVNEKNELFRRQAELMYLRRMHRLEQEQADLEYEIRLLMAQPERNKTDSDKEKEEALITRLVEIVQLRNEVVECLEMDRIREAEEDLSIKQSIEERAASQQSKHSKKDSSASSTTLPLTDAEKRDSSTKLSKKEKKKLKEAKKLVKSKKIDSEKDADETESNTTKEKKKKRKFLF; encoded by the exons ATGGCAAACAAAGCGGCATTTGTGGGCGTTCCCAAGCGTGCTTCCTGCAACCGTTGTAGTAATCCCATCTTTCTGGCAGAACGCATCAGCTTCGGCGAGAAGAGTTACCATCGATCGTGTCTCAAGTGTGCCCGCTGCGGTACGCAACTGACCGTGGGAAGCTTTTACGAAACGGAAACGGATGGCGAGTACTGCTGCGAAACCTGCCCGGATGAGGAGATCCAGTTGGAGCAGCGTCGCGAATCGTCCGCTTCGCCCGACGACAGTTCCGCAAACGTCACCAGCAATGGCACAccggttgttgctgctgctggtgcatcGATTGGTTTACCCAAGAATGTACGCAGTAGCAAGCTGCTCGATCGGATATCGTTCTTTGAGTCGGCGCCGCTGAGCGACGAGGAGAAATCGTCCAATCTAGAGCGCAAGGCACGGATGAGCCATTTCCTGAAGGAATCGCTCAAAACGGTAGAGCAGGACAATGATGAACCTCCCGATTTACCACTGACGGggccaccaagttcggtaacGAATGACAGCTTGAACgggaaagaagaggaagacaCGGACGACTCGGATTCGGATAATGTGGATGATGTGGAAGATGAGTTCGAAAAACTGGTGCAGGATCTCGATGAACCGGACCCAGATATAAGTAAATCTCTGCTAGCAGATCCGGTGAGTTCACCGCGTGCTGTTGCAATTGCTTTGGAATCTGAACCCACAGCACAGACAGATACCATCGAGCCTAATGGACAAGAACAGCAGAAAGTTGCTGAAGTAATACTGCAAACGGAGGTCGTGGTAGAAGAATCTGCGTTGGAAACAAATTCTTTGGAGGTTCAAGAGAAATCTAAACAAGCAACACCGGTGAAGGTAGAGAACGATTCGGAATTGACGAACAATCTTCCTGCAGAGGCAACTGTCGAGGCAAAGGAAATAATTCCGCTAGCTCCACCGGTTACGGAACAAACTACCACGACGACCGAGAGCAGTGATTTGCCACCCGAACATACCATAGAGGACGTTGTTGAGGACAGCAAACCGAAGCGAACCGAGACAAAAGAACAGCCATCAACCGAGATCTCAAACGATGATACCCCTGCTGCAGACGTTGAAGTGATAGTAGAAAATGGGTCGTTAGCGTTAGTTCCTGCATCGGAATCTACTACCGAGCATTTGGATGTGCCTAAAGAAAACGAAAGTACTGAATCGCTAACTACACCCTCAGAAGAATCGAAGAATGCAACAGAAATTACTGAAAGGAGCAATTCGATGGTGCCTAATGAAACCGTGGAAAGTGCGGTTTCTGAATCTAAAGTGCCTGTGTCAGTGAACAAAGAAGAGACCACCATACCTACCGATGCACCCGAAGCATGCAACAAGGTTGATAATGATGAAGGTTTACCTGCTGTCAGCACGCAAGAAGATGGAAATGAGCAAGAGCAGTATCCGTCCGATCTCAATCCTTTCGGTGACGAGGACGACGGAGAGGGAAGGGAACAAATCGTAGAGCTACGAAAGGTTCCAGCGGGCGGCAAACCCGTTCCGACCATGCGGCGCGTCAGCACAAATCCTTTCGGCAGCGAAGACGAAGACGAGGACGTCCAACAGTCTCCGTCATCGAAACCTCCGAGACCGCCACCACCGAAGGTGGTACAGTCGCCATCCGCTGGTGGTTCATCGTCGAAACCGGTCCCGGCGAATCCGttcgacgaggacgacgatgacgaacCGACGGACGAGCCGGAAATAGTGCCAGTATCCAAACCTTCCCCGCGCCGAACACCGGTACCGACGCCGAGAAAAGCACATGCCTACAACGACTCCATCAGTTCCTTGGACAATTCTCTAATGTCCAGTAGTCGGCTAAGCAGCTCGAATGTGTCACTAACGTCCAGTTTGGAGAGCGGCCCCTCGTCCCTGATCGTGCCGAAGCGCAAGAAAGGAAAGGCGCCCGACATTCCACTGGCCGTCGCCGGTGCATCCACGCCCATCGtatcccagcagcagcagcaaatgggaGTATCTAGTGCGGTGAGAGCATCGGTGGAAAATCTTTCCAACAGCAGCGGAAGCGGCACCCTGACAACTCCGCGCAAGAAACGCCTTGCACCGGCCCCTCCCCCAATACCCAATTCCTCGTCCACTCCGAAGCAATCGTCTACTCTGCAGGTTCGGGAGGAGGGTGGTTTAACACGCGTCCCCAGCCAACGTCTGCTGGCCGTGGATGCGAGTCTGTTAAGCAACAACGATCGTGACATGTCCGAAACGATGAGCCGAGGCACGAGCAACGAATCTGTCGTGTATCGTCGAACAATCGTACCGCTCGTACTGGACGATGACGGTCCCGAATCGCCAGTACACCTGGACggcaccactaccaccagcgGGCGACAGtgggaaaaaatgaaagacaACAAGGAGGCACAAAACCGCAACCGTCAATCGCAAAGTTCACCCACTAGCGAGGCCAATAGCAATAGCTTCGGTAGTCCGGGGGGAAATCTTTCGATTCTGTCGAACAAATCCTCCCAGGGCAAGTGGAAACGGCGCAAGGGTCCGGCCCCGGCACTGCCGATGATGGCCGCTCCGCTGCCGGAACGGAAACCGATCAAAATGTTACCACTGAAGGAAATACACCAGGAGCTGCAGATTATCGAAACGCAGCAGCAGGGACTGGAAAAGCAGGGCATTGTGCTGGAGACGATGATACGGGAGCGGTGCGAGGGGGTGGAAGCGGATGTCGATCTCGATATCAGGTTGCAGCCAAACTCGAAGGAGGTGGAAGATCTGTTGATGCAGCTGTTCGAACTGGTGAACGAAAAGAACGAACTGTTTCGACGGCAGGCCGAATTGATGTACTT ACGCCGCATGCACCGACTGGAACAGGAGCAGGCAGATCTGGAGTACGAAATTCGGCTATTGATGGCACAGCCGGAAAGGAACAAAACGGACTCGgacaaagaaaaggaagaagcacTGATTACGCGCTTAGTGGAG ATCGTTCAGTTGCGAAATGAAGTCGTTGAGTGTCTCGAGATGGATCGAATCCGTGAAGCGGAAGAAGATTTG TCGATTAAACAAAGCATTGAAGAGCGGGCCGCTAGCCAACAGTCAAAGCACAGTAAGAAAGACTCATCTGCCAGCTCCACCACACTTCCGCTTACTGATGCAGAAAAGCGCGACTCCTCGACGAAGCTttcaaagaaagagaaaaagaagctGAAGGAAGCGAAGAAGTTGGtaaagtcgaaaaaaattgacTCGGAAAAG gATGCCGATGAGACGGAAAGCAACACaacaaaggaaaagaaaaagaaacgaaagtTTCTTTTCTAA
- the LOC1274101 gene encoding F-actin-monooxygenase MICAL3 isoform X4, whose translation MANKAAFVGVPKRASCNRCSNPIFLAERISFGEKSYHRSCLKCARCGTQLTVGSFYETETDGEYCCETCPDEEIQLEQRRESSASPDDSSANVTSNGTPVVAAAGASIGLPKNVRSSKLLDRISFFESAPLSDEEKSSNLERKARMSHFLKESLKTVEQDNDEPPDLPLTGPPSSVTNDSLNGKEEEDTDDSDSDNVDDVEDEFEKLVQDLDEPDPDISKSLLADPVSSPRAVAIALESEPTAQTDTIEPNGQEQQKVAEVILQTEVVVEESALETNSLEVQEKSKQATPVKVENDSELTNNLPAEATVEAKEIIPLAPPVTEQTTTTTESSDLPPEHTIEDVVEDSKPKRTETKEQPSTEISNDDTPAADVEVIVENGSLALVPASESTTEHLDVPKENESTESLTTPSEESKNATEITERSNSMVPNETVESAVSESKVPVSVNKEETTIPTDAPEACNKVDNDEGLPAVSTQEDGNEQEQYPSDLNPFGDEDDGEGREQIVELRKVPAGGKPVPTMRRVSTNPFGSEDEDEDVQQSPSSKPPRPPPPKVVQSPSAGGSSSKPVPANPFDEDDDDEPTDEPEIVPVSKPSPRRTPVPTPRKAHAYNDSISSLDNSLMSSSRLSSSNVSLTSSLESGPSSLIVPKRKKGKAPDIPLAVAGASTPIVSQQQQQMGVSSAVRASVENLSNSSGSGTLTTPRKKRLAPAPPPIPNSSSTPKQSSTLQVREEGGLTRVPSQRLLAVDASLLSNNDRDMSETMSRGTSNESVVYRRTIVPLVLDDDGPESPVHLDGTTTTSGRQWEKMKDNKEAQNRNRQSQSSPTSEANSNSFGSPGGNLSILSNKSSQGKWKRRKGPAPALPMMAAPLPERKPIKMLPLKEIHQELQIIETQQQGLEKQGIVLETMIRERCEGVEADVDLDIRLQPNSKEVEDLLMQLFELVNEKNELFRRQAELMYLRRMHRLEQEQADLEYEIRLLMAQPERNKTDSDKEKEEALITRLVEIVQLRNEVVECLEMDRIREAEEDLSIKQSIEERAASQQSKHSKKDSSASSTTLPLTDAEKRDSSTKLSKKEKKKLKEAKKLVKSKKIDSEKDADETESNTTKEKKKKRKFLF comes from the exons ATGGCAAACAAAGCGGCATTTGTGGGCGTTCCCAAGCGTGCTTCCTGCAACCGTTGTAGTAATCCCATCTTTCTGGCAGAACGCATCAGCTTCGGCGAGAAGAGTTACCATCGATCGTGTCTCAAGTGTGCCCGCTGCGGTACGCAACTGACCGTGGGAAGCTTTTACGAAACGGAAACGGATGGCGAGTACTGCTGCGAAACCTGCCCGGATGAGGAGATCCAGTTGGAGCAGCGTCGCGAATCGTCCGCTTCGCCCGACGACAGTTCCGCAAACGTCACCAGCAATGGCACAccggttgttgctgctgctggtgcatcGATTGGTTTACCCAAGAATGTACGCAGTAGCAAGCTGCTCGATCGGATATCGTTCTTTGAGTCGGCGCCGCTGAGCGACGAGGAGAAATCGTCCAATCTAGAGCGCAAGGCACGGATGAGCCATTTCCTGAAGGAATCGCTCAAAACGGTAGAGCAGGACAATGATGAACCTCCCGATTTACCACTGACGGggccaccaagttcggtaacGAATGACAGCTTGAACgggaaagaagaggaagacaCGGACGACTCGGATTCGGATAATGTGGATGATGTGGAAGATGAGTTCGAAAAACTGGTGCAGGATCTCGATGAACCGGACCCAGATATAAGTAAATCTCTGCTAGCAGATCCGGTGAGTTCACCGCGTGCTGTTGCAATTGCTTTGGAATCTGAACCCACAGCACAGACAGATACCATCGAGCCTAATGGACAAGAACAGCAGAAAGTTGCTGAAGTAATACTGCAAACGGAGGTCGTGGTAGAAGAATCTGCGTTGGAAACAAATTCTTTGGAGGTTCAAGAGAAATCTAAACAAGCAACACCGGTGAAGGTAGAGAACGATTCGGAATTGACGAACAATCTTCCTGCAGAGGCAACTGTCGAGGCAAAGGAAATAATTCCGCTAGCTCCACCGGTTACGGAACAAACTACCACGACGACCGAGAGCAGTGATTTGCCACCCGAACATACCATAGAGGACGTTGTTGAGGACAGCAAACCGAAGCGAACCGAGACAAAAGAACAGCCATCAACCGAGATCTCAAACGATGATACCCCTGCTGCAGACGTTGAAGTGATAGTAGAAAATGGGTCGTTAGCGTTAGTTCCTGCATCGGAATCTACTACCGAGCATTTGGATGTGCCTAAAGAAAACGAAAGTACTGAATCGCTAACTACACCCTCAGAAGAATCGAAGAATGCAACAGAAATTACTGAAAGGAGCAATTCGATGGTGCCTAATGAAACCGTGGAAAGTGCGGTTTCTGAATCTAAAGTGCCTGTGTCAGTGAACAAAGAAGAGACCACCATACCTACCGATGCACCCGAAGCATGCAACAAGGTTGATAATGATGAAGGTTTACCTGCTGTCAGCACGCAAGAAGATGGAAATGAGCAAGAGCAGTATCCGTCCGATCTCAATCCTTTCGGTGACGAGGACGACGGAGAGGGAAGGGAACAAATCGTAGAGCTACGAAAGGTTCCAGCGGGCGGCAAACCCGTTCCGACCATGCGGCGCGTCAGCACAAATCCTTTCGGCAGCGAAGACGAAGACGAGGACGTCCAACAGTCTCCGTCATCGAAACCTCCGAGACCGCCACCACCGAAGGTGGTACAGTCGCCATCCGCTGGTGGTTCATCGTCGAAACCGGTCCCGGCGAATCCGttcgacgaggacgacgatgacgaacCGACGGACGAGCCGGAAATAGTGCCAGTATCCAAACCTTCCCCGCGCCGAACACCGGTACCGACGCCGAGAAAAGCACATGCCTACAACGACTCCATCAGTTCCTTGGACAATTCTCTAATGTCCAGTAGTCGGCTAAGCAGCTCGAATGTGTCACTAACGTCCAGTTTGGAGAGCGGCCCCTCGTCCCTGATCGTGCCGAAGCGCAAGAAAGGAAAGGCGCCCGACATTCCACTGGCCGTCGCCGGTGCATCCACGCCCATCGtatcccagcagcagcagcaaatgggaGTATCTAGTGCGGTGAGAGCATCGGTGGAAAATCTTTCCAACAGCAGCGGAAGCGGCACCCTGACAACTCCGCGCAAGAAACGCCTTGCACCGGCCCCTCCCCCAATACCCAATTCCTCGTCCACTCCGAAGCAATCGTCTACTCTGCAGGTTCGGGAGGAGGGTGGTTTAACACGCGTCCCCAGCCAACGTCTGCTGGCCGTGGATGCGAGTCTGTTAAGCAACAACGATCGTGACATGTCCGAAACGATGAGCCGAGGCACGAGCAACGAATCTGTCGTGTATCGTCGAACAATCGTACCGCTCGTACTGGACGATGACGGTCCCGAATCGCCAGTACACCTGGACggcaccactaccaccagcgGGCGACAGtgggaaaaaatgaaagacaACAAGGAGGCACAAAACCGCAACCGTCAATCGCAAAGTTCACCCACTAGCGAGGCCAATAGCAATAGCTTCGGTAGTCCGGGGGGAAATCTTTCGATTCTGTCGAACAAATCCTCCCAGGGCAAGTGGAAACGGCGCAAGGGTCCGGCCCCGGCACTGCCGATGATGGCCGCTCCGCTGCCGGAACGGAAACCGATCAAAATGTTACCACTGAAGGAAATACACCAGGAGCTGCAGATTATCGAAACGCAGCAGCAGGGACTGGAAAAGCAGGGCATTGTGCTGGAGACGATGATACGGGAGCGGTGCGAGGGGGTGGAAGCGGATGTCGATCTCGATATCAGGTTGCAGCCAAACTCGAAGGAGGTGGAAGATCTGTTGATGCAGCTGTTCGAACTGGTGAACGAAAAGAACGAACTGTTTCGACGGCAGGCCGAATTGATGTACTT ACGCCGCATGCACCGACTGGAACAGGAGCAGGCAGATCTGGAGTACGAAATTCGGCTATTGATGGCACAGCCGGAAAGGAACAAAACGGACTCGgacaaagaaaaggaagaagcacTGATTACGCGCTTAGTGGAG ATCGTTCAGTTGCGAAATGAAGTCGTTGAGTGTCTCGAGATGGATCGAATCCGTGAAGCGGAAGAAGATTTG TCGATTAAACAAAGCATTGAAGAGCGGGCCGCTAGCCAACAGTCAAAGCACAGTAAGAAAGACTCATCTGCCAGCTCCACCACACTTCCGCTTACTGATGCAGAAAAGCGCGACTCCTCGACGAAGCTttcaaagaaagagaaaaagaagctGAAGGAAGCGAAGAAGTTGGtaaagtcgaaaaaaattgacTCGGAAAAG gATGCCGATGAGACGGAAAGCAACACaacaaaggaaaagaaaaagaaacgaaagtTTCTTTTCTAA